A segment of the Ferroacidibacillus organovorans genome:
TCAGGATCCATCATCAACATCGCGTCTTTCGTCGCGATGGTCGGTTGCAGCGTGCCGCAAGACGCATACACGGCGTCAAAAGGCGCTGTGATTTCGCTGACCAAGTCACTCGCTATCCAATTCCGACCGCAGGGTGTGCGTTCAAACGCAATCTGCCCTGGCCCTATCGAGACACCACTCATGACGGAATGGCTACTAAAGGACGATGAGGCAAAGCGAATCCGTCTGAACCGCCAACCGAGCGGACGCTTTGGCCGACCGGAAGATATCGTGAACTGCGCGCTTTACCTCGCATCGGACGAGTCGGATTGGACAAACGGCGCGGTCATCGTCGTCGACGGCGGCATCACGAGCAACTATTTCTAGCAAAACCGCAATGTAACGCCACTAAATTAAATTCTAGGCCAATGAGACTGCTCTAACAGGAATTTGTCGGATCCAGCGAATCTTCGATTGATGTATTCGAAATTAACAGTAAAATTAAATAAAAAGTCGAGAAACTTTCTACTACTGAGGAGGATCGAGATATGAACCCTAAAGCCCGCATCATCCTGGTGGATGATGAATCGATCGTTCGCATGGATATTCGTGAAATGCTAATGCTCGAGGGCTACAACGTTGTTGCAGAGGCGTCGAACGGCGAAACTGCCCTTGAGCAGACGCTGCGCCACCAGCCAGATCTCATTGTGATGGACATTAAGATGCCAAAAATGGACGGTATTACCGCTAGCCGAATCATCTATCAAACGTGGCGCATCCCCATCCTCTTGCTTACAGCATACAACCAGTCGCAGTTTATTGATGGTGCGAAAGAGGCCGGGATTATCGGATACTTGGTCAAGCCCATCACAGAGTCGGACCTCGCACCAGCGATTGAAATAGCCCTTGCCCAAGCT
Coding sequences within it:
- a CDS encoding ANTAR domain-containing response regulator, with the translated sequence MNPKARIILVDDESIVRMDIREMLMLEGYNVVAEASNGETALEQTLRHQPDLIVMDIKMPKMDGITASRIIYQTWRIPILLLTAYNQSQFIDGAKEAGIIGYLVKPITESDLAPAIEIALAQAARLRRLIDEKTALQERLKERKLIERAKGVLMNRSGSTEDEAYQCMRSQAMNRQTSLAVVAKKILAGHERDARLASSEPMATRSVPASRIPSGLDTFINAILEGDLHGER